In a single window of the Leptospira sanjuanensis genome:
- a CDS encoding MaoC family dehydratase produces MKYFEDLQVGETFELGSYTLSKDEILEFAAKYDPQPFHIDEEKAKESIYGALIASGWQTTAVYMKLFVENLMNRAHGMGSPGLEELKWKRPVFAGDTLRGRFSILEKSKFRANLGLVMGKNELVNQNEEVVMTFKGKMLFLKREI; encoded by the coding sequence ATGAAATATTTCGAAGATTTGCAAGTGGGAGAAACTTTTGAGTTGGGGAGTTATACCTTATCGAAGGATGAAATTTTGGAATTTGCCGCGAAATACGATCCGCAACCGTTTCATATCGACGAAGAGAAGGCGAAAGAGTCCATATACGGAGCCTTGATCGCTTCCGGTTGGCAGACGACGGCCGTTTATATGAAGTTATTTGTCGAAAATCTAATGAATCGAGCGCATGGAATGGGGTCTCCCGGTTTGGAGGAATTGAAATGGAAACGTCCCGTTTTTGCCGGCGACACCTTGCGGGGAAGATTTAGTATATTAGAAAAAAGTAAATTTAGAGCTAATTTGGGACTCGTAATGGGAAAGAACGAGCTGGTTAATCAAAACGAAGAAGTGGTTATGACCTTCAAAGGGAAGATGCTGTTCTTAAAAAGAGAAATCTAA
- a CDS encoding SRPBCC family protein: MNGIYHKVGIRAGANEVTQALTTQAGLANWWTRQVEGAFSGGVSAVGDAIRFTFGEKGFFDMKVQESTPARVLWECVNGPEDWVGSHVDFDLRAGTAPDGAAMTLVHFRHQDWKTESEFTAHCSMKWAVFLLSLKSLIENGKGQPAPDDIKIDDMN; encoded by the coding sequence ATGAATGGAATTTACCACAAAGTCGGCATTCGAGCCGGAGCAAACGAAGTAACTCAAGCGTTAACGACTCAAGCCGGTCTTGCGAATTGGTGGACAAGACAAGTGGAAGGCGCGTTTTCAGGAGGAGTTTCGGCGGTAGGAGATGCGATTCGTTTTACGTTTGGTGAAAAAGGTTTCTTTGATATGAAAGTTCAAGAATCGACTCCGGCTCGGGTGTTATGGGAATGTGTCAACGGACCGGAGGATTGGGTCGGTTCGCATGTTGATTTCGATCTACGCGCAGGTACCGCGCCCGATGGAGCAGCGATGACCCTCGTTCACTTTCGACATCAAGACTGGAAAACCGAAAGTGAGTTCACCGCACATTGTAGTATGAAATGGGCGGTCTTTCTTTTGAGTCTTAAGAGTTTGATAGAAAACGGAAAAGGCCAACCCGCACCCGATGACATCAAGATCGACGATATGAATTGA
- a CDS encoding SRPBCC family protein: protein MMTTPVLKIEKKINAEPSRLFRAWLQEKEFSSWFLSGEEIGIESVTIDPRPGGKFRIDMTLDGKVLPHEGEYITIDEPTKLVFTWRSHATGHRETLVTVTFTALPSVTITGTNGAKNKPQTLVTLTHERLADRKEIEMHHGGWTNILNGLETWYVSEE from the coding sequence ATGATGACCACACCCGTCCTAAAAATAGAAAAAAAAATTAACGCGGAACCTTCTCGACTCTTTCGAGCTTGGTTACAAGAAAAAGAATTTTCAAGTTGGTTCCTATCCGGAGAAGAAATCGGAATCGAATCGGTAACGATCGATCCGCGACCCGGCGGAAAATTCCGCATCGACATGACTCTCGACGGTAAAGTCTTACCGCACGAAGGGGAATATATAACGATCGACGAACCCACAAAACTCGTTTTCACATGGCGCTCGCACGCGACAGGCCATCGGGAAACGTTAGTCACCGTTACATTCACCGCGTTGCCTTCCGTGACGATCACCGGCACGAACGGCGCAAAAAACAAACCGCAAACTCTCGTAACGCTGACTCACGAACGTTTAGCGGATCGAAAAGAAATCGAAATGCATCACGGCGGCTGGACGAACATTCTCAACGGGCTCGAAACGTGGTACGTAAGCGAAGAGTAA
- a CDS encoding ArsR/SmtB family transcription factor, whose product MVELKKEQKLDRVFAALSDHSRRQMLVRLRKGSLTISELAEPFSMSFAGVAKHIDVLAAAGLVRKVRTPEDGRSIRLELQNRSLSEAFAWLTYHQEFWSNKLDKLEAFIEEQDDDHTRPKNRKKN is encoded by the coding sequence ATGGTTGAATTAAAAAAAGAACAGAAACTCGACCGGGTATTTGCAGCGCTCTCCGATCATTCGAGACGTCAAATGCTGGTACGTTTGCGAAAAGGCTCGCTCACCATCTCGGAACTTGCGGAGCCCTTCTCGATGTCCTTTGCGGGGGTTGCAAAGCATATCGATGTTCTGGCCGCTGCGGGACTTGTTCGCAAGGTGCGCACGCCGGAAGACGGCCGTAGCATTCGTTTGGAACTGCAAAATCGTTCTCTTTCGGAAGCATTCGCCTGGCTTACCTATCATCAAGAATTCTGGAGTAACAAATTGGATAAATTAGAAGCATTCATTGAGGAGCAAGATGATGACCACACCCGTCCTAAAAATAGAAAAAAAAATTAA
- the tnpA gene encoding IS66 family insertion sequence element accessory protein TnpA, which yields MKKTKIDWPKEFDDFSKSGLSQPQYCKERHLKYTTFRYHWERRSKHSEKNDFVEIPPSSTNSQSLVEAEFLTLKIDTSGKASLQVNVQFSLGRWS from the coding sequence ATGAAAAAAACGAAAATAGATTGGCCCAAAGAGTTTGATGACTTTTCAAAGAGTGGACTTTCCCAGCCTCAGTATTGTAAAGAAAGACACCTCAAATACACGACGTTTCGATATCATTGGGAGAGACGTTCTAAGCATTCAGAGAAGAACGACTTTGTAGAAATTCCTCCTTCCTCGACAAATTCTCAGTCATTGGTAGAAGCCGAATTTTTGACCCTAAAGATAGATACGTCGGGGAAGGCATCGCTCCAAGTAAACGTTCAGTTTAGTTTAGGACGATGGAGTTAA
- the tnpB gene encoding IS66 family insertion sequence element accessory protein TnpB (TnpB, as the term is used for proteins encoded by IS66 family insertion elements, is considered an accessory protein, since TnpC, encoded by a neighboring gene, is a DDE family transposase.) — translation MELNPGNRKVYLRPGATDLRKSINTLSVIVEGKMKKDPYSASVFLFCNRKKDKLKMLYWDKSGFCLWQKRLEESKFPWPNSEEEVHKIPVERFHWLLNGIDFFKEHKKLKYKNVS, via the coding sequence ATGGAGTTAAATCCCGGAAACAGAAAAGTGTATCTTCGACCTGGGGCGACGGATTTAAGGAAATCGATCAATACGCTCTCTGTAATCGTAGAAGGAAAGATGAAAAAAGATCCGTATTCGGCGAGCGTCTTTCTCTTCTGCAATCGCAAGAAAGATAAACTGAAGATGCTCTACTGGGATAAGAGCGGGTTTTGCCTTTGGCAGAAGAGACTGGAAGAGAGTAAATTCCCGTGGCCGAACTCAGAGGAGGAAGTGCATAAAATACCCGTTGAAAGGTTTCATTGGCTATTGAATGGGATCGATTTTTTCAAAGAGCACAAGAAACTAAAATACAAGAATGTCAGTTGA
- the tnpC gene encoding IS66 family transposase: MSLDLNSLPDDVEELKRIIILENNKYQEELRLQKQKESEHLDQIERLKIQLFGRKTEKWSQIEKDQGFLFNEIESSLQEDSPEPEEESLFSPVKSHTRKKTGRKPFPDYFPRIEILHDIPEIDKTCSCGHELTRIGEDKSEKLDIIPAKIQVEVHIRPKYACKHCEGTSDETLPVVRIAPVPHQIAEKSMLSSGFLAHTLTQKFADALPFYRQAGILQRSGVDISRSTLSNTAIQVFEKLSPMIEDVRRELFKSKYLQIDETILQVLNEEGKLNTSKSYMWVIRGFIREKPVVLYHYEPSRSAKFLEEWIQGFEGIIQTDGFESYDSLLKVKSKILHAGCWNHARRRFFEILKIDSKNVQAEWIVKKIGKLYTIESKAKVESLSSEEHLKLRQSESKPIVDEIRSWMNKRIVEVAPKSSMGKALSYLSGQWEKLLLFLDHPELQLDTNLVENDIRPFVIGRKNWLFSGCPQGATASAGFYSLIQNAKISGIDPYAYLRDLFKSWETIPRSLSCEDLPKNGGLVVR; this comes from the coding sequence ATGTCTTTGGATCTAAACTCTCTTCCTGATGATGTAGAAGAACTAAAAAGAATCATTATATTAGAGAATAATAAATATCAGGAAGAATTACGACTCCAAAAACAGAAAGAATCCGAACATTTGGATCAGATCGAGAGATTGAAGATCCAGCTTTTCGGGAGAAAGACTGAGAAATGGAGTCAGATCGAAAAAGATCAAGGATTTCTTTTTAACGAAATAGAAAGCTCCTTGCAAGAAGATTCTCCTGAACCCGAAGAAGAAAGTCTTTTTAGTCCTGTTAAAAGCCATACAAGAAAGAAGACGGGAAGAAAACCTTTCCCGGACTACTTTCCAAGAATCGAAATCCTACATGATATTCCTGAAATTGATAAAACCTGTTCTTGTGGTCACGAGCTTACTCGTATCGGAGAAGACAAGTCCGAGAAGTTAGATATTATCCCGGCTAAAATACAAGTCGAAGTTCATATTCGCCCTAAGTATGCGTGTAAGCATTGTGAAGGAACTTCTGATGAAACTCTACCTGTCGTAAGAATCGCGCCGGTTCCCCATCAGATCGCTGAGAAGAGTATGCTTTCTTCCGGATTCTTAGCTCACACGCTTACTCAAAAGTTTGCGGATGCTCTTCCGTTTTACAGACAAGCCGGGATTCTCCAGAGATCGGGAGTGGATATTTCAAGGAGCACCCTTTCCAATACCGCAATTCAAGTTTTTGAAAAACTTTCTCCGATGATCGAGGATGTGAGAAGGGAACTTTTCAAATCGAAGTATTTGCAGATCGATGAGACGATTCTTCAAGTGTTAAACGAAGAAGGAAAGTTGAATACATCCAAATCGTATATGTGGGTGATCCGAGGGTTCATCAGAGAAAAGCCCGTTGTTCTCTATCATTATGAGCCGAGTCGGAGCGCTAAGTTTTTAGAAGAATGGATCCAGGGATTTGAAGGAATCATCCAAACGGACGGTTTTGAATCTTACGATTCTTTGTTGAAAGTTAAATCTAAGATTCTTCACGCGGGATGTTGGAATCATGCGAGGAGGAGATTTTTCGAAATTCTAAAAATCGATTCTAAGAATGTGCAAGCAGAATGGATCGTAAAGAAAATCGGTAAGCTTTATACAATCGAGTCAAAAGCTAAGGTAGAAAGTTTAAGTTCTGAAGAACATCTGAAACTCAGGCAATCCGAATCTAAGCCTATCGTTGATGAGATTCGTTCTTGGATGAACAAACGGATCGTCGAAGTTGCTCCCAAATCTTCTATGGGAAAAGCGCTCTCTTATCTTTCTGGCCAGTGGGAAAAACTGCTTCTCTTTTTGGATCATCCGGAATTGCAATTAGATACGAATCTCGTTGAGAACGACATTCGTCCTTTTGTGATCGGTAGAAAAAACTGGCTCTTCTCCGGTTGTCCACAAGGGGCAACTGCGAGCGCGGGATTCTATTCGTTAATTCAAAATGCAAAGATCTCAGGTATCGATCCTTACGCTTATTTACGAGATCTTTTTAAGTCTTGGGAAACGATACCGAGAAGTCTTTCTTGCGAGGATCTGCCAAAAAACGGTGGGCTTGTGGTTCGTTAG
- a CDS encoding MORN repeat-containing protein has translation MISKKIILKLKTAFFKLPGRFLKFVSTKIGKYSAITLSLLILFIVVTAILNYTKYKCLAGDCENGFAKMQYRNGAYYEGYVKNSHPDGYGLFKNDDGHFYKGEWRHGVKHGRGQYRYPDGSAYSGSFVNNKKHGLGMFVWQDGTILSAQWNDDEPDGAGTLILADGTKLNGVYKEGRIYDGSGAFIYPDGNIYIGSWRAGKRNGFGIFKDSLGKIIFKGNWKNDRESQEGK, from the coding sequence TTGATTTCCAAAAAAATAATTTTAAAATTAAAAACCGCCTTTTTCAAACTTCCAGGAAGATTCCTTAAGTTTGTCAGCACAAAAATTGGTAAATATTCCGCAATAACTCTTTCTTTATTGATCTTATTTATAGTAGTAACAGCAATTTTAAACTATACGAAATATAAATGCCTTGCCGGAGATTGTGAAAACGGCTTTGCAAAAATGCAATACAGAAATGGGGCATATTACGAAGGCTATGTAAAGAATTCCCATCCGGACGGGTATGGATTATTTAAAAACGATGACGGGCATTTCTATAAAGGCGAGTGGCGACATGGCGTCAAACACGGAAGAGGGCAATATCGATATCCCGATGGCTCAGCTTATTCAGGTTCTTTTGTTAATAATAAAAAACACGGATTAGGCATGTTCGTTTGGCAGGATGGAACAATCCTGAGCGCACAATGGAATGATGACGAACCGGACGGTGCAGGCACTTTAATCTTAGCCGATGGAACAAAGCTAAACGGAGTTTATAAAGAAGGTCGAATTTACGACGGGAGCGGCGCCTTTATCTATCCGGATGGAAACATTTATATCGGCTCTTGGCGAGCGGGTAAAAGAAACGGTTTTGGAATCTTTAAAGATTCTCTTGGAAAAATAATATTCAAAGGTAATTGGAAGAACGATAGGGAAAGTCAAGAAGGAAAATAA
- a CDS encoding efflux RND transporter permease subunit: protein MTTNSIQYPSKITIQMLVSALMLFGIISVFLVNFSLFPIIKNPALSIVVEYPGADSDTVEKTITIPLEDQISTIGGITEIRSQSEKGKALIRLDFESRTNLDLKTLEIKEKIESTVGRFPKDVRKPKVLNFDPTEMPIAVVSLKVTDPKSMGELRTYADTVLKKTLEAIEGISKVTVSGGKVKEILISFDMQKLNVYNLSLTDLYNAIHFNNLSSTVASIEEKNGLYQVRLRGKFSTIEDLVDLPITSLDMGKIVRLGDLAKIESSYRDEDNAYRVNGNENIGVYVYKKHDANILQISSDIKNAAKKINEQDRQIEIIFNQAENIKSAYINAVSIVLLTVIFFFVSIRRQLGEQAVGIFATTIFQLIFIFLIFVFVHFVFKIDFDLLSILSIYLSFAFWTLLYSKLKELEFNKTTQRSLFLFLLLSFPCLFIPTIILNPTIGTNLLRLSLLTSLGVFFLYLSYQYIKSPSKNSEDHNTIEFKTIPVKRTRKNNEEDNSKTRLGQNKNVTLLLAFLLAVLTAAILYIRSPKEVYFNIEDDRIYGYIELPSDSSFSYTDKIVRNIESKLIENRKTKDVISQIESGHAFLIINYDKNIFFKENIIPSLNESVGKQNPAYCYFTKESELGRMKEISLDVIGSDHSTLNKTVPQVANAITNLPGIHEVILNFKPPRNELQLDLNSKNSLVPNSEIGSFLRTILQGSVVSKFNENNNELDIRIRASKEYRESEKQLNRFLIKNNIGQFSPIGNLYSQKESASPIKLFRKNKRPSLSLSIRTDSYSAISLLQNVKNTAKNILNLNERIELNDRIEKLSKSKTVFTTHIILLISICFFLLVAFTESLTKASGHFLSVIFAYSIFLSLYLIIFKTYDISLHIGSAVVLVSLMLEAITKLTGKENTNREKLDLKLFYIAFMLYIPFLLFANPELLLLKNVIGFFLCALFLSKFALFSFDMEYNSILNLLFKRASNTLRFSRYWRK, encoded by the coding sequence GTGACTACGAATTCAATTCAATACCCTTCCAAAATTACGATCCAAATGCTCGTAAGTGCTTTAATGCTATTCGGGATAATATCCGTATTCTTAGTCAATTTTTCATTGTTTCCCATTATAAAAAACCCGGCACTCTCCATCGTCGTTGAATATCCGGGAGCAGATTCAGATACGGTCGAAAAAACGATCACGATTCCACTTGAAGATCAAATTTCGACGATCGGCGGAATAACGGAAATTCGTTCTCAGTCGGAAAAAGGAAAGGCTTTAATCCGATTGGATTTCGAAAGCCGTACGAATTTAGACCTGAAGACCTTGGAGATAAAAGAAAAGATCGAAAGTACCGTCGGTAGATTTCCCAAAGATGTAAGAAAACCGAAAGTCTTAAACTTTGATCCGACCGAAATGCCCATTGCCGTCGTCTCTTTGAAAGTAACCGATCCCAAATCAATGGGAGAACTTAGGACATATGCGGACACAGTATTAAAAAAGACCTTGGAGGCAATAGAAGGTATCAGCAAAGTAACGGTATCCGGGGGTAAAGTAAAAGAAATCTTAATTTCTTTCGACATGCAAAAATTAAATGTCTACAATCTGAGTTTAACTGATCTCTATAATGCGATCCATTTTAATAATCTATCCTCAACGGTAGCGTCCATCGAGGAAAAAAACGGTCTATACCAAGTCAGGCTTAGAGGAAAATTCTCTACGATTGAAGACTTAGTCGATTTACCAATAACCAGTTTAGACATGGGCAAAATCGTTAGACTCGGAGATCTTGCAAAAATAGAAAGCTCATACCGCGACGAAGACAATGCTTACAGAGTCAATGGAAACGAAAACATTGGGGTATATGTTTACAAAAAACACGACGCAAATATTTTACAAATATCCTCGGATATAAAAAATGCAGCAAAAAAAATAAACGAACAGGACCGGCAAATCGAAATCATTTTTAACCAAGCCGAGAACATAAAAAGCGCCTATATAAATGCAGTCTCAATCGTTCTACTTACCGTGATCTTTTTCTTCGTCTCTATTCGTCGACAACTCGGGGAACAAGCGGTCGGAATCTTTGCAACAACAATATTCCAACTGATATTTATATTTCTAATTTTCGTTTTCGTTCATTTCGTTTTCAAAATCGACTTCGATTTATTAAGTATCCTTTCGATTTATCTTTCGTTCGCATTCTGGACATTATTGTATTCAAAATTAAAAGAATTAGAATTTAATAAGACAACGCAGCGAAGCTTGTTTTTATTTCTTCTCCTTAGTTTTCCTTGCCTTTTTATTCCAACGATTATTCTAAACCCAACGATCGGCACCAACTTATTACGATTGTCGTTACTTACATCTCTCGGCGTATTTTTTCTATATCTATCTTATCAATACATCAAATCACCGTCTAAAAATTCCGAAGACCATAACACTATAGAATTCAAAACAATTCCTGTAAAACGAACGAGGAAAAATAACGAAGAAGATAATTCCAAGACCCGGTTAGGACAAAACAAAAATGTAACGTTATTATTAGCTTTTCTTTTAGCGGTGTTAACGGCTGCTATACTATACATTCGATCTCCTAAGGAAGTTTATTTCAATATCGAAGACGATCGGATATACGGCTACATAGAACTTCCATCCGATTCGAGCTTTTCTTATACGGATAAAATCGTTCGGAATATTGAATCAAAATTGATTGAGAATCGAAAAACAAAAGATGTCATATCCCAAATCGAATCGGGCCACGCATTTCTAATCATCAACTACGATAAAAATATCTTTTTTAAAGAGAATATCATTCCTTCTCTAAACGAATCAGTCGGAAAACAAAATCCTGCTTATTGTTATTTCACGAAAGAATCCGAATTAGGGAGAATGAAAGAGATCTCCTTGGATGTTATCGGTTCAGACCACTCTACTCTAAACAAAACCGTCCCTCAGGTTGCAAACGCGATCACTAATTTACCCGGAATACACGAAGTAATCCTGAACTTCAAACCTCCTCGCAATGAATTACAACTAGATCTGAATAGCAAGAATTCTTTGGTTCCGAATTCCGAGATAGGATCTTTTTTACGTACAATATTACAGGGCTCCGTTGTTAGCAAATTTAACGAAAATAATAACGAACTGGATATTCGCATTCGCGCTTCAAAAGAATATAGGGAATCGGAAAAACAATTAAATCGTTTTTTAATTAAAAACAATATCGGCCAGTTCTCGCCGATAGGTAATTTATACAGTCAGAAGGAAAGCGCTTCACCGATAAAACTTTTTAGAAAAAATAAACGCCCAAGTCTTTCGTTATCAATACGAACCGATTCCTATTCAGCCATTTCGCTTCTCCAAAACGTCAAAAACACCGCAAAGAACATATTAAACTTAAATGAAAGGATAGAATTGAACGATCGGATTGAAAAGCTGTCAAAATCAAAAACGGTATTTACGACCCATATAATATTGTTAATTTCAATCTGCTTCTTTCTTTTAGTAGCCTTTACGGAATCATTAACAAAAGCCAGCGGGCATTTCTTATCCGTAATATTTGCGTATTCTATTTTTTTATCGCTTTATTTGATAATCTTTAAAACTTATGATATAAGTCTGCACATCGGAAGTGCTGTCGTACTTGTATCGCTCATGCTTGAAGCAATCACCAAGTTGACAGGTAAAGAAAACACAAATAGAGAAAAATTAGATCTGAAACTTTTTTATATCGCATTCATGCTCTATATTCCGTTTTTATTATTCGCAAATCCTGAACTATTGCTGCTAAAAAATGTGATCGGATTTTTCCTATGTGCACTTTTTCTATCCAAGTTTGCATTATTTTCCTTTGATATGGAATACAATAGCATACTTAATCTTCTTTTCAAAAGAGCGTCGAATACCTTACGATTTTCCCGATATTGGAGGAAATAA